A DNA window from Falco peregrinus isolate bFalPer1 chromosome 8, bFalPer1.pri, whole genome shotgun sequence contains the following coding sequences:
- the NOP16 gene encoding nucleolar protein 16, whose protein sequence is MPKAKGKNRRHKYSYNVNRKRLYRSARRRAAPRIACSHIRHAWDPSKSVAQNLAEMGLAEDPNKAVPIPKKKLLGMEVESDGREQGKKIVRKPYVVNEMEYEASLPEKKSNTLSRDLIDYVRYMIQNHGENYKEMARDEKNYYQDTPKQIKRKINVYKNFYPEEYKDFIASLKQEKMDVQ, encoded by the exons ATGCCGAAGGCGAAGGGGAAGAACCGGCGGCACAAATACTCCTACAACGTCAATCGCAAGCGGCTCTACcgcagcgcccgccgccgcgccgccccgcgcaTCGCCTG CTCGCATATCCGCCATGCCTGGGATCCGTCCAAGTCGGTGGCGCAGAACCTGGCCGAGATGGGCCTGGCCGAGGATCCCAACAAGGCCGTCCCCATCCCCAAGAAGAAGCTGCTG GGGATGGAAGTGGAAAGCGATGGACGggaacaaggaaagaaaatagtgCGGAAGCCCTACGTGGTGAACg AGATGGAATATGAGGCCAGTCTACCTGAGAAGAAGTCAAACACGCTCTCACGAGACCTCATTGACTATGTGCGGTACATGATACAGAACCACGGTGAGAACTACAAG GAAATGGCTCGAGATGAGAAGAACTACTACCAGGATACTCCCAAGCAGATCAAGAGAAAGATCAACGTGTACAAGAATTTCTATCCTGAGGAGTACAAGGATTTCATTGCATCACTCAAGCAGGAAAAGATGGACGTGCAGTGA
- the ARL10 gene encoding ADP-ribosylation factor-like protein 10: protein MAPPGALRDLVLALGAVAAALGSLLFIAWKIYFRGTGTGTDWSGWWERELQELRDRSPPGDALDWRQVLVLGLDGAGKSSVLHYICSQTARERIAPTHGFNSAQLCVEGLEMDLLEVGGSQNLRAYWPHYLSQAHVLVFVVDSVDRSRLLVARQELHALLAAEPQLPLVVLANKQDKSNALSAAELQEELALHTLSGQREFFLLPTSATWASLSTATSVLRVRSLLITLLSQP, encoded by the exons ATGGCTCCGCCCGGCGCCCTCCGGGACCTGGTGCTGGCCCTGGGAGCCGTCGCGGCCGCCCTCGGCTCCCTCCTCTTCATCGCCTGGAAGATCTACTTCCGtggcaccggcaccggcaccgacTGGAGCGGCTGGTGGgagcgggagctgcaggagctgcgggACCGATCTCCCCCCGGCGACGCG CTGGACTGGCggcaggtgctggtgctggggctggatggggctggcaAGAGCAGCGTCCTGCACTACATCTGCAGCCAGACAGCCAGGGAGCGCATCGCACCCACCCACGGCTTCAACTCTGCCCAGCTTTGTGTCGAGGGGCTGGAgatggacctgctggagg TGGGTGGCAGCCAGAACCTGAGGGCGTACTGGCCCCACTACCTGAGCCAGGCCCACGTGCTGGTGTTTGTGGTGGATTCGGTGGACAGGTCACGCCTGCTGGTGGCACGCCAGGAGCTGCACGCACTGCTAgctgcagagccccagctgcccctggtTGTGCTGGCCAACAAGCAG GATAAGAGCAATGCCCTGAGCgcggcagagctgcaggaggagctggccCTGCACACACTCAGCGGCCAGCGGGAGTTCTTCCTCCTGCCCACCAGCGCGACCTGGGCCAGCCTGAGCACTGCCACCAGCGTCCTCCGCGTGAGAAGCCTGCTGATcaccctgctctcccagccctga
- the KIAA1191 gene encoding putative monooxygenase p33MONOX, which translates to MTSRQPDAPALEQGGGARPGKMSLPIGVPRRAFSYDDALEDTAPMTPPPADLCANVLWKQPVIPERKYQELSKVEEGDADMNAPVITPSSSTESVNKVPVVKAKATHIIMNSLITKQTQESIQRFEQQAGLRDAGYTPHKGLTTEETKYHRVAEAVHKLKMQTGEMTKDDRQTSSAQSTPSSTPHASPKHKNRGWFSQGSSTSITGPDFGIEAGGDKLPSERWSFFGPKAIQKSANDPGGFTIQSYKGAQKPSPMELMRAQATRMPEDPVTFKPPKMDIPVTEGRKQSPRSHNIKPRDLNVLTPTGF; encoded by the exons ATGACTTCGCGGCAGCCGGACGCTCCCG CGCTGGAgcagggcggcggggcccgcccGGGCAAGATGTCGCTGCCCATCGGCGTGCCGCGGCGGGCCTTCAGCTACGACGACGCTCTGGAGGACACGGCGCCCATGACGCCGCCGCCTGCTGACCTGTGCGCCAACGTCCTCTGGAAGCAGCCGGTCATCCCCGAGCGCAAGTACCAGGAGCTCTCGAAG GTTGAGGAGGGAGATGCCGACATGAATGCACCTGTCATAACTCCGTCATCATCCACTGAAAGTGTGAACAAGGTGCCTGTGGTGAAGGCCAAGGCCACTCATATCATCATGAACTCTCTCATTACAA AGCAGACTCAGGAGAGCATTCAGCGCTTcgagcagcaggcagggctgagagATGCTGGCTACACTCCCCACAAAGGCCTCACTACTGAGGAGACCAAGTATCACAGAGTGGCTGAGGCAGTCCAC AAGCTAAAAATGCAGACTGGAGAGATGACAAAAGATGACAGACAAACTTCTTCTGCTCAGTCTACTCCAAGCAGCACTCCCCACGCTTCTCCCAAGCATAAAAACAG gggCTGGTTTAGTCAGGGATCCTCTACTTCTATCACTGGCCCAGACTTTGGCATAGAAGCTGGTGGGGACAAATTGCCATCTGAAAGATGGAGCTTTTTTGGACCCAAAGCCATCCAGAAATCTGCCAATGATCCAG gaGGATTTACCATCCAATCGTATAAGGGTGCCCAGAAGCCATCCCCAATGGAGCTGATGCGTGCTCAGGCTACTAGGATGCCAGAGGATCCAGTTACCTTCAAGCCACCCAAAATGGACATTCCAGTCACAGAAGGGAGGAAACAATCTCCACGTTCCCATAATATCAAACCTCGGGATCTAAATGTGCTCACTCCCACCGGGTTCTAG